One genomic segment of Acidimicrobiales bacterium includes these proteins:
- a CDS encoding pitrilysin family protein — MIRTTRLDNGIRVVTESMPHVSSVAAGFWVGTGSRDEPSRLAGASHFLEHLLFKGTPTRTAAEIAEAVDAVGGDMNAFTTKEYTAFYVRVLGESLDLGLDILSDVMWDPAFRPDEVEAERQVIVEEILMHSDEPSELVHDRLLEGLFPGHPLGRDVLGDEESIAAMQVDEIRSFHQDHYRPGNIVVALAGRLEHDEVVAGISRRFSGVPGGEAPGRVAPEVSTVPVVLTNRPTEQAHVVLGVPTFGRHDEDRFCLAVLDHVLGGGLSSRLFQEIRERRGLAYSVYSYRTTFDDAGVLAFYAGTAPARAREVLDRMVGELSKVTSEGVTEREVAVAKGHIRGETALSLEDSAARMSRVARSEMLHGEVMDVDDVLARIEAVTAEDVGRVATRLLGVEPVLAVVGPFEAGDFPPLDRSAMGVA; from the coding sequence GTGATTCGCACCACGCGGCTCGACAACGGCATCCGGGTGGTGACCGAGTCGATGCCGCACGTCTCGTCGGTGGCGGCCGGGTTCTGGGTCGGGACCGGCAGCCGGGACGAGCCGTCGCGGCTGGCCGGGGCGTCCCACTTCCTCGAGCATCTCCTGTTCAAGGGAACGCCCACCCGCACCGCGGCGGAGATCGCCGAGGCGGTCGACGCCGTCGGCGGGGACATGAACGCCTTCACCACCAAGGAGTACACGGCCTTCTACGTGCGCGTCCTCGGGGAGAGCCTGGATCTCGGCCTGGACATCCTGTCCGACGTGATGTGGGACCCGGCGTTCCGGCCCGACGAGGTCGAGGCCGAGCGCCAGGTGATCGTGGAGGAGATCCTCATGCACTCCGACGAGCCGTCGGAGCTCGTCCACGACCGCCTCCTCGAGGGTCTGTTCCCGGGCCATCCGCTCGGTCGGGACGTGCTCGGGGACGAGGAGTCGATCGCCGCCATGCAAGTGGACGAGATCAGGTCGTTCCACCAGGACCACTACCGCCCGGGGAACATCGTCGTGGCGCTGGCGGGCCGCCTCGAGCACGACGAGGTGGTCGCAGGCATCTCCCGGAGGTTCTCCGGGGTTCCGGGCGGGGAGGCTCCCGGGCGCGTGGCGCCGGAGGTATCCACCGTCCCCGTCGTGCTCACCAACCGGCCCACCGAACAGGCGCACGTGGTCCTGGGCGTGCCCACGTTCGGGCGCCATGACGAGGACCGCTTCTGCCTGGCGGTGCTGGACCACGTGCTCGGAGGCGGCCTGTCCAGCCGCCTGTTCCAGGAGATCCGGGAGCGCCGGGGCCTCGCCTACTCGGTGTACTCGTACCGCACGACGTTCGACGACGCGGGCGTGCTGGCGTTCTATGCCGGGACGGCGCCGGCGCGCGCCCGGGAGGTCCTCGATCGGATGGTCGGGGAGCTGAGCAAGGTCACCTCCGAAGGGGTCACCGAACGCGAGGTGGCGGTGGCCAAGGGCCACATCCGGGGGGAGACCGCCCTCTCGCTCGAGGACTCGGCCGCCCGCATGAGCCGGGTGGCGCGCAGCGAGATGCTCCACGGAGAGGTGATGGACGTCGACGACGTGCTGGCGCGCATCGAGGCGGTGACAGCAGAAGACGTGGGCCGGGTGGCGACCCGGCTGCTCGGCGTCGAGCCGGTGCTGGCCGTGGTCGGACCGTTCGAGGCGGGGGACTTCCCCCCGCTCGACCGCTCCGCCATGGGGGTGGCGTGA
- the dapB gene encoding 4-hydroxy-tetrahydrodipicolinate reductase — MTGAVRVAVFGAGGRMGSTVCRAVAADPDLELVAAVDPSYAGLDLLQVAGVEAAGMLVAPDPSELSRAGAVVAVDFTRLDSAIENARWCSAAGVHAVVGTSGFGPEQLAQLHRLFPTGGRAHCLVAANFAIGAVLAMRFAEMAAPWFETAEVVELHHDGKVDAPSGTAMATAERMGSARRAAGREWAPDPTRDLALDGARGGAHESGVRIHAVRLRGLVAHQEVLLGTTGQTLSIRHDSYDRESFMPGVVLAVKAVGNRPGLTVGLDAVLGFPAADG, encoded by the coding sequence GTGACGGGCGCGGTCAGGGTCGCCGTGTTCGGGGCCGGGGGCCGGATGGGCTCCACGGTCTGCCGGGCGGTCGCGGCCGATCCCGACCTCGAGCTGGTGGCGGCGGTCGACCCGTCCTACGCCGGGCTGGACCTGCTCCAGGTGGCGGGGGTGGAGGCGGCGGGGATGCTGGTGGCGCCCGACCCGTCCGAGCTCTCCCGGGCCGGTGCGGTAGTGGCGGTGGACTTCACCCGGCTGGACTCGGCCATCGAGAACGCCCGCTGGTGCTCGGCGGCCGGGGTGCACGCCGTGGTCGGGACCAGCGGGTTCGGTCCCGAGCAGCTGGCCCAGCTGCACCGGTTGTTCCCCACCGGGGGCCGGGCCCACTGTCTCGTGGCGGCCAACTTCGCCATCGGGGCGGTGTTGGCCATGCGGTTCGCCGAGATGGCGGCGCCGTGGTTCGAGACGGCGGAGGTGGTCGAGCTGCACCACGACGGCAAGGTCGACGCGCCCTCGGGAACGGCCATGGCCACTGCCGAGCGGATGGGCTCGGCCCGCCGGGCGGCGGGGAGGGAGTGGGCGCCCGACCCCACCCGGGACCTGGCCCTGGACGGGGCGCGGGGCGGCGCCCACGAGTCGGGCGTGAGGATCCACGCCGTGCGCTTGCGCGGGCTGGTGGCCCACCAGGAGGTCCTGCTCGGGACCACCGGGCAGACTCTGTCGATCCGCCACGACTCTTACGACCGGGAATCGTTCATGCCCGGGGTCGTCCTGGCCGTCAAGGCGGTCGGGAACCGCCCCGGCCTCACGGTCGGCCTCGACGCCGTGCTCGGGTTCCCGGCGGCGGACGGGTGA
- a CDS encoding long-chain fatty acid--CoA ligase, with product MQGLMQDFPLTIDALFRRAEGVFADRSVADSTGGGAVRQVAYGTWAERTRRLGGVLDRLGISPDGRVATFGWNSLRHLELYFAAPCTGRVLHTLNIRLFADQLTYIANHAEDEVVFVDRSLIGQLWPLVDQLETVRQYVVMDDGAGDVPDDPRISDYEELLAEADPVEFHVEDEGQAASMCYTSGTTGNPKGVVYSHRSVVLHSMAALMVDGLGVGESDIVFPVVPMFHANAWGLCQAAVMAGAALVFPGRDLSAQNVADLMVEQGVTLAAGVPTIWMGVLPLLEGRDTSRLRTIVCGGSAVPRALSEAYREKIGLPILQAWGMTETSPLASVCRIRSGLAGRPEDELADLRATQGLPIPLVEDRIVEPDTLDGLPWDGKTSGELQVRGPWIARTYYNDARAADSFTPDGWLRTGDVATISPEGYIHLVDRTKDLIKSGGEWISSVELENELMAHPDIAEAAVIAVAHEKWVERPLACVVVRPGAELTKEEVIAFLEPRVAKWWLPDDVVFIDEVPKTSVGKFSKKDLRDRFSGHRLP from the coding sequence ATGCAGGGTCTGATGCAGGACTTTCCGTTGACGATCGACGCGCTGTTCCGACGTGCCGAGGGGGTGTTCGCGGACAGGAGCGTGGCCGACAGCACCGGGGGCGGGGCCGTCCGGCAGGTGGCCTACGGGACGTGGGCGGAGCGGACCCGGCGCCTCGGCGGGGTGTTGGACCGGCTCGGCATCAGCCCCGACGGCCGGGTGGCCACCTTCGGGTGGAACAGCCTGCGGCACCTCGAGCTCTATTTCGCCGCTCCGTGCACCGGGCGGGTGTTGCACACGTTGAACATCCGCCTGTTCGCCGACCAGCTCACCTACATCGCCAACCACGCCGAGGACGAGGTCGTGTTCGTCGACCGCAGCCTGATCGGGCAGCTGTGGCCGCTGGTCGACCAGCTCGAGACCGTGCGCCAATACGTGGTGATGGACGACGGGGCGGGGGACGTGCCCGACGATCCGCGCATCTCCGATTACGAGGAGCTGCTGGCCGAGGCCGACCCGGTCGAGTTCCACGTCGAGGACGAGGGCCAGGCGGCGTCGATGTGCTACACGTCGGGCACCACGGGCAACCCCAAGGGGGTCGTCTACTCGCACCGGTCGGTGGTGCTGCACTCGATGGCCGCGCTGATGGTCGACGGCCTCGGGGTCGGGGAGTCCGACATCGTGTTCCCAGTCGTGCCCATGTTCCACGCCAACGCGTGGGGCCTGTGCCAGGCCGCGGTCATGGCCGGGGCGGCCCTGGTGTTCCCGGGGCGGGACCTCTCGGCGCAGAACGTGGCCGACCTGATGGTGGAGCAGGGCGTCACCCTGGCCGCCGGCGTGCCGACCATCTGGATGGGGGTGCTCCCTCTGCTGGAGGGCCGGGACACGTCGCGCCTGCGCACGATCGTGTGCGGAGGGTCGGCCGTCCCCCGGGCCCTGTCCGAGGCCTACCGGGAGAAGATCGGCCTTCCGATCCTGCAGGCGTGGGGAATGACCGAGACCAGCCCGCTGGCGTCGGTGTGCCGGATCAGGAGCGGTCTGGCCGGTCGTCCCGAGGACGAGCTGGCCGACCTGCGCGCCACCCAGGGCCTGCCGATCCCGCTGGTGGAGGACCGCATCGTCGAACCCGACACCCTGGACGGCCTGCCGTGGGACGGCAAGACGAGTGGTGAGCTCCAGGTGCGGGGTCCGTGGATCGCCCGCACCTACTACAACGACGCCCGCGCCGCCGACTCGTTCACGCCCGACGGCTGGCTGCGCACGGGGGACGTGGCCACCATCAGCCCCGAGGGCTACATCCATCTCGTCGACCGCACCAAGGACCTGATCAAGTCGGGGGGGGAGTGGATCTCGTCGGTCGAGCTCGAGAACGAGCTGATGGCCCATCCGGACATCGCCGAGGCGGCGGTGATAGCGGTGGCCCACGAGAAGTGGGTGGAGCGGCCGCTCGCCTGTGTGGTGGTCCGCCCCGGCGCCGAGCTGACCAAGGAGGAGGTCATCGCCTTCCTCGAGCCCCGCGTCGCCAAATGGTGGCTGCCCGACGACGTCGTGTTCATCGACGAGGTGCCGAAGACGTCGGTGGGCAAGTTCTCCAAGAAGGACCTGCGCGACCGCTTCTCCGGTCACCGCCTGCCCTGA